The stretch of DNA TTGATTATTGACATATGCAGAAATATTAATAATATTAGATATTATCTACTAAAATAGTAATTTTGTATAAATAGTCTAATACTAAGATAGTCATTAGGTATACTCTATTCATAATATTTTACTCATATATTTATTTTTTTACACGTAATATTAATACTAGTGAACTAACTAATCCTACTGCTAAAAATATTAATGGTACTAAAATTAGTAATAACATTAGTTCCTTTTCGTAATGCTGGAATAATGTTGTTTTCCCTAGTATAAAGCCGAGGAATGTTAAGATGAAAACCCATAGAAAAGCGCTTATCCAGTTAAATAATTGAAAACGTGAACTACTAAGACCTGATAATCCAGCAATAGTCGGTAGTAAAGTTCGCACAAAAGCAATAAATCGTCCAACTAATAGTGCTGATAAACCATGACGATGAAACATATAGTAAGCTCGTATATGATATTGTTCTGGTAAATTAGCTAACCAACTTTTAACGCAACGATTATTTTCTAGCCATGTTCCCTGTAGGTAACTTATCCAACTACCGAAACTAACTGCCATAGTAAGTAATATGATAGTAATAGGAAACGTTAATGTTCCTTTTGCAATTAATACACCGATTAATATTAATAGACTATCACCTGGTAGAAATGCCGCTGGTAAAATTCCATTTTCTAAAAAGAGAATGATAAACACTAACAAATAAGTAGTCCAGACTATATTATGGTCAGAAAGTGTTTTAAAATCATGTTGCCATAAGGCATGGCATATTTCCTGTATTATATACATTTTCAATTCTCACAAATAACGGCATATTATGTTAGCGAGATACTATTCTATTACACCTGAAGTCTGTTTAAGCAGATGATAAATATCGGTTACTATAACTTTATCCGTGTTATATGTGCTTTTGCTAAAATTAGCACAATGAAGATAAAATCTTAGTAATTAATAGACTATTTATTAGAATAAATAGTTGAACTGTCATTTGAATACCAATAGACTTTTAGACTTTCACTAAAGTGACTCTGGACTAAGCTAAATATGAGCTTATTTTATTCTTAGGTAATATTATATACATGATATCATCAAAAATATATTTAATATATATGCTAATTCTTATTAAGAAGATATAATATATTCTTAATAAGAATTAGTAGTATAATTTCTTAAAATATGAGAATAAACCCAGACTTCTTCGTTAATAACGATTACCGTTATATATTATATTAGTAAATATCTACTTTGGACCTACGAACATAGGTAGAATGGATAAAGATAGTCTTTTTAATTCACACTGTTTTAGTCTGAATGTGCTCTTATGAGTGAAGTTGACCGTTAAGCCGGGTTCTGTCTTGGACAGTCATTTATCTAGACTAGTACTCACATACTAGTTCCAGCAGCCTACCCTGGTTTAAATGCGGGCTACACTTTTAACCTCTTTTTGGCCTTGCTCCAGGTGGAGTTTACCATACCGTACACTGTTACCAGCTACGTGGTGCGCTTTTACCACACCTTTTCACCCTTACCTTATCCCAAAAAATTGGTTATTGGCGGTTTGCTTTCTGTTGCACTTGTCGTGAGCTTACACTCCCCAGGTGTTACCTGGCACCTTGCCCTATGGAGCCCGGACTTTCCTCTCCTACGCTATTTGATAAAAGCGAAGCAGCGACTGTCTAGTCAACTTTCAACTCTAGGAGAGAGTATAAATGCTATGATATATTTTGTCATTGATAATATCTAATAAATTTATTGTCTAAACTAATAACTATTTTACTATATGCTGGTAATTGATAATTAATTTTTATTAAAATAATAAAATATATTACTAAATAACGAATCGTTATTAGCAGGTAAGCTATCTTCATAATTTCAATAAATATACAATATAATTTTTATTATATACATAAATTATTTAATATAATATTATTTTATGGTATAAATTGTTGTTCCATGTAATATAGGTTATAATTTATATGCTACATTAGTAGAATAGTTTAATATAAATTGTTTATTGCTTATTTCTATTATTTCAATATAGAAAAGGTAAATTTTAGTATGGATATACATGAAATTAAAGAGATACTCATATCATCTCTAGCATTAGACGAAGTCTATGTAAGCGGTAATAGTAGCCATATTCAAGTTATTGCTGTTAGTAAAATATTTGCTGGCATGAGTAGGGTAAAACAACAACAGACTATTTATGCACCACTAATGAAATATATAACTAATAATAGTATTCATGCTATATCAATTAAAGCATACACTATAGAGGAATGGCAAAGTTACGGTAAAAATTTATATAGATGTTAACTATTAATTTAGCTATTTCTCATAGTTTAATTACTATGTTTATTTAAATATAAACAATTACACAATCATGGATAAATTTCGCATCCAGGGACCTACCCAATTAATCGGTGAAGTTACTATTGCAGGAGCTAAAAATTCTGCATTGCCGATTTTATTCGCTACTTTATTAGCGGAAGAACCAGTAAACATACATAATGTTCCTAAACTAAAAGATATTGATACGGCTATACAATTAATTAGCCAGCTAGGTGCTAAAGTCAAATATAATAAATCAGTTTATGTAGATGCTAGTAACATCGCAGTTTATTGTGCACCATATGATTTAGTCAAAACTATGCGTGCTTCTATTTGGGCATTAGGTCCTCTTGTAGCACGTTTTGGACAAGGTCAGGTATCTTTACCTGGAGGATGTGCTATTGGTGCACGTCCAGTTGATCTACATCTTGATGGCTTAGCTAAGCTAGGCGCAACTATTACATTAGAAAAAGGGTATGTTAAAGCTTATATAAAAGGAAGATTACGCGGTGCTCATATTGTTATGGATAAAGTTAGTGTTGGAGCTACGGTAACTGTGATGAGTGCAGCTACTTTAGCACAAGGTATAACTATTATCGATAATGCAGCACTGGAGCCAGAAATTGTTGATACAGCTAATTTTTTAATAACTCTCGGCGCAAATATTATAGGTGCTGGTAGCAATCAGATTATTATTGATGGTGTTACGTCTCTAGGTGGAGGAGAGTATAGGGTGCTACCAGATCGGATTGAAACAGGCACGTTCTTGGTAGCAGCTGCTATTTCTCGTGGACATATTGTTTGTCATGCTACACGACCGAACATGCTAGATGCTGTTATAGCTAAATTACGTGAGACAGGTGCTAAAATCGAAACAGGAGAAGATTGGATTAGCTTAAATATACATGGAAAACGTCCTAAAGCTATTACGGTACGTACAGCACCATATCCTGGTTTTCCTACAGATATGCAGGCACAATTTAGCTTACTTAACCTCATTGCTAAAGGAACTAGTGTTATTACTGAAACGATTTTCGAAAATCGTTTTATGCATATACCAGAACTCATGCGTATGGGTGTACATGCAAAAATTGAAAATAATACAATTATATGTCATGGTGTAGAAAAACTTTCTGGTGCACAAGTCATGGCTACTGATTTACGCGCTTCTGCTAGCTTAGTATTAGCTGGTTGTATTGCCGAAGGTGTTACGATTGTAGATCGTATCTATCATATCGATAGAGGTTATGATTGTATCGAAAATAAATTACGTAATTTAGGAGCTAATATCGAACGTATTTATAGTTAGTCCTAGGTTTATTATTTCAAATAACATCACTGAATCACTAGTTAGTTGTTACTTTAACCAGACAAAGACATGATTATCACCACGCATTATATCGAGGGCTTTAACAGTAGGTTTACGTTCTAAAGCTTTACGTAACTCAGCTAAATTATGCACTGGTTCAAGATTTAATCCAACAATTAGATCATGCTGTTGTAGGCCAAGTCTAGCAGCTGGAGAACCTTTTATTATACTTTCTACTAGTATTCCTTTAGTACCATCTTTTCTTTTCCAGTTGCTGAGAATAGCACCTTGTAGTTCAGGTGTTAATGCTTCTTGGTTAAAGATAGTTGAAATATTATCATCTAGTATTACAGGTATATTAAATAACCTATTATTACGTAGTATTCCTATATTAATGGTTTTACCTGGCATAGTTGTACCAACTTTTACACGTAGTTCATCGAAGTTATGAATAGGTTTACCATCTACCGATAAGATAATATCTCCTGCTTGAATTTTAGCTTTAGCGGCTGCTGATCCAATTATGACTTCGCTTACGAAAGCTCCATGCTGATTTTCAATATGAAAAGCCTGAGCTATATCCATAGTTAATTCTGTGCCTCTAATCCCAAGCTGGCTACGTTTTACTTCACCAAATTCTATTAGCTGTTGGCTTAAATTTTTAACAATATTGCTTGGAATAGCAAAACCAATGCCAATATTCCCACCACCAGGTGCTAGAATAGCAGTATTAATGCCTATTAGTTCACCTTTTAGGTTAACTAGCGCACCACCAGAGTTACCTCGGTTTATTGAGGCATCCGTTTGAATAAAGTGTTCTAACCCTTCTAAATGAAGTCCACTACGACCTAGTGCTGAAATAATACCAGAGGTTACAGTCTGATCTAGGCCGAATGGGTTACCTACTGCAATAGCAAAATCACCAACTTTTAATGTATCAGAGTCTGCCATTTTAACTTCAGTTAAATTTGTTGAATCGATAGGTAACTGTAGTAATGCTAGATCAGTTTGTTCATCATATCCAATAATTCGAGCATTAAATTTACGACCATCGTTCAACTGTACTTTTATTTGATCGGCCCCAGTAATAACATGATTATTAGTAATAATATAACCTTGATTAGCATTAATAATTACTCCAGATCCAATTCCTTCGAATGGTCTTGTACTATAGTTATCACTGGGGAAATCTGGCCCAAAAAAATATTTAAATTCTTTTGGTACAGGAAAAGCAAATTGTGGTGTTGATTGTGTGCCTTCTACATGAACGCTAACAACTGCAGGTAGCACTTTTGCTAACATAGGAGCTAGACTAGGTATGTTATTTTGTCCATTAACGTCGATTGGTAGTGCTGCTATAAGAGAGCAAAACGGTAAAAAACTTAGGCCCAAACTAAGCATCAACACTTTAAATAAAGACATTTTTTTCATTTTAAGGTTAACTCGCTTTTTATTTATTAGAAGTAACCGTATATATGTCTGCTTCTAATGAGTTATGCTAGCTAAAATACAATTGTAAGTATTATTACTTTTTATGTTCGGCATAGCTAGATTGTTGTAATTTATTTGTAGTTTTTGAATATTTATGCCATGGTTGTATTTCAGCGGGAATTTGATCATTATCTGCTTCCGTTAGACGATAACGAAATGGATTATCTTTATTTCTTTGATCGTCAGATAGTAAACTATGAGAACTATTTGCTATGTGTTGATATAGTTGCTGATAGCTATTAGCCATATTATTTAGTAATTCGGCACTACGAGCAAAATAGCTGTTCAATTCCTGATTATTCTGATTTATTTCAGCTTTACTCTTTTCTAATTCATTTTGTAAATTTTGTTGATGACGTAACTTGCGATTACCAAACCGCATTGCTACTACTCCTATCATTATTCCTACTAAGAAGCTAATTAGCGTAGGTTTCCAGATCATAAAGACTCCTCTTTACGTTATACTATAGTGTTAAACATATAGTTAGCTATAAATAGCAAAACTTAATTATGTGATAAATCTTATTTTAAGAAGTTATTCACTATATTAGTGACTATTATGTTAAAATCATAAGCTATGGTACCTTAGTTACATTAGCTAGA from Baumannia cicadellinicola str. Hc (Homalodisca coagulata) encodes:
- a CDS encoding DedA family protein translates to MYIIQEICHALWQHDFKTLSDHNIVWTTYLLVFIILFLENGILPAAFLPGDSLLILIGVLIAKGTLTFPITIILLTMAVSFGSWISYLQGTWLENNRCVKSWLANLPEQYHIRAYYMFHRHGLSALLVGRFIAFVRTLLPTIAGLSGLSSSRFQLFNWISAFLWVFILTFLGFILGKTTLFQHYEKELMLLLILVPLIFLAVGLVSSLVLILRVKK
- a CDS encoding BolA family protein, whose product is MDIHEIKEILISSLALDEVYVSGNSSHIQVIAVSKIFAGMSRVKQQQTIYAPLMKYITNNSIHAISIKAYTIEEWQSYGKNLYRC
- the murA gene encoding UDP-N-acetylglucosamine 1-carboxyvinyltransferase is translated as MDKFRIQGPTQLIGEVTIAGAKNSALPILFATLLAEEPVNIHNVPKLKDIDTAIQLISQLGAKVKYNKSVYVDASNIAVYCAPYDLVKTMRASIWALGPLVARFGQGQVSLPGGCAIGARPVDLHLDGLAKLGATITLEKGYVKAYIKGRLRGAHIVMDKVSVGATVTVMSAATLAQGITIIDNAALEPEIVDTANFLITLGANIIGAGSNQIIIDGVTSLGGGEYRVLPDRIETGTFLVAAAISRGHIVCHATRPNMLDAVIAKLRETGAKIETGEDWISLNIHGKRPKAITVRTAPYPGFPTDMQAQFSLLNLIAKGTSVITETIFENRFMHIPELMRMGVHAKIENNTIICHGVEKLSGAQVMATDLRASASLVLAGCIAEGVTIVDRIYHIDRGYDCIENKLRNLGANIERIYS
- a CDS encoding Do family serine endopeptidase, producing MKKMSLFKVLMLSLGLSFLPFCSLIAALPIDVNGQNNIPSLAPMLAKVLPAVVSVHVEGTQSTPQFAFPVPKEFKYFFGPDFPSDNYSTRPFEGIGSGVIINANQGYIITNNHVITGADQIKVQLNDGRKFNARIIGYDEQTDLALLQLPIDSTNLTEVKMADSDTLKVGDFAIAVGNPFGLDQTVTSGIISALGRSGLHLEGLEHFIQTDASINRGNSGGALVNLKGELIGINTAILAPGGGNIGIGFAIPSNIVKNLSQQLIEFGEVKRSQLGIRGTELTMDIAQAFHIENQHGAFVSEVIIGSAAAKAKIQAGDIILSVDGKPIHNFDELRVKVGTTMPGKTINIGILRNNRLFNIPVILDDNISTIFNQEALTPELQGAILSNWKRKDGTKGILVESIIKGSPAARLGLQQHDLIVGLNLEPVHNLAELRKALERKPTVKALDIMRGDNHVFVWLK
- a CDS encoding ZapG family protein, which produces MIWKPTLISFLVGIMIGVVAMRFGNRKLRHQQNLQNELEKSKAEINQNNQELNSYFARSAELLNNMANSYQQLYQHIANSSHSLLSDDQRNKDNPFRYRLTEADNDQIPAEIQPWHKYSKTTNKLQQSSYAEHKK